A single region of the Streptomyces sp. NBC_00425 genome encodes:
- a CDS encoding cytochrome P450: MAAADDLSFDPWDPAFVADPYPAYAELRERGRVIYYEPTGQWLVPGHADVSALLRDRRLGRTYQHRFTHEEFGRTAPPAEQEPFHTLNDHGMLDLEPPDHTRIRRLVSKAFTPRTVERLKPYVHRLAGELVDGLVRAGGGDLLSDVAEPLPVAVIAEMLGIPEADRGPLRPWSADICGMYELNPSEETAAKAVRASVEFTAYLRELIAERRKEPGDDLISGLIAAHDEGDRLTEQEMISTAVLLLNAGHEATVNATVNGWWALFRNPGQLAALRADPSLVPSAVEELMRYDTPLQLFERWVLDDIEIDGITVPRGAEIAMLFGSANHDPAVFAEPERLDLTRVDNPHISFSAGIHYCIGAPLARIELAASMTALLERAPGLAPAAEPRRKPNFVIRGLEGLPVTV; this comes from the coding sequence ATGGCAGCAGCTGACGACCTCTCGTTCGACCCCTGGGACCCCGCGTTCGTGGCGGACCCGTACCCGGCCTACGCCGAGCTGCGAGAGCGCGGGCGGGTGATCTACTACGAGCCCACCGGCCAGTGGCTCGTGCCGGGGCACGCCGACGTGTCGGCCCTGCTGCGGGACCGGCGGCTGGGGCGCACGTACCAGCACAGGTTCACGCACGAGGAGTTCGGGCGGACCGCGCCGCCCGCCGAGCAGGAGCCGTTCCACACGCTGAACGACCACGGGATGCTCGACCTGGAGCCGCCGGACCACACCCGGATCCGGCGGCTGGTGTCGAAGGCGTTCACCCCGCGCACGGTGGAGCGGCTGAAGCCGTACGTGCACAGGCTGGCCGGCGAGCTGGTGGACGGACTGGTGCGGGCGGGCGGCGGCGATCTGCTGAGCGACGTCGCCGAGCCGCTGCCGGTGGCCGTGATCGCGGAGATGCTGGGGATCCCGGAGGCGGACCGGGGGCCGTTGCGGCCCTGGTCGGCGGACATCTGCGGGATGTACGAGCTGAACCCGTCGGAGGAGACCGCGGCGAAGGCCGTGCGGGCTTCCGTCGAGTTCACCGCCTATCTGCGCGAGCTGATCGCCGAGCGGCGCAAGGAGCCGGGGGACGATCTCATCTCCGGGCTCATCGCGGCGCACGACGAGGGCGACCGGCTCACCGAGCAGGAGATGATCTCGACGGCGGTGCTGCTGCTGAACGCCGGTCACGAGGCGACCGTCAACGCCACCGTCAACGGATGGTGGGCGCTGTTCCGCAACCCCGGGCAGCTGGCCGCGCTGCGCGCCGACCCCTCGCTGGTGCCTTCCGCCGTCGAGGAGCTGATGCGGTACGACACCCCGCTGCAGCTGTTCGAGCGGTGGGTGCTGGACGACATCGAGATCGACGGGATCACCGTGCCGCGGGGGGCCGAGATCGCGATGCTCTTCGGGTCGGCGAACCACGATCCCGCGGTGTTCGCCGAGCCCGAACGGCTGGACCTCACCCGGGTCGACAACCCGCACATCTCCTTCAGCGCGGGCATCCACTACTGCATCGGCGCGCCGCTGGCCCGCATCGAGCTCGCCGCGTCGATGACGGCCCTGCTGGAACGGGCCCCGGGGCTGGCTCCGGCGGCGGAGCCGCGACGCAAGCCGAACTTCGTGATCCGGGGTCTGGAGGGCCTACCCGTCACCGTCTGA